The Zygosaccharomyces rouxii strain CBS732 chromosome G complete sequence genome contains a region encoding:
- the ELP2 gene encoding Elongator subunit ELP2 (similar to uniprot|P42935 Saccharomyces cerevisiae YGR200C ELP2 Elongator protein part of the six-subunit RNA polymerase II Elongator histone acetyltransferase complex target of Kluyveromyces lactis zymocin), whose translation MVSVIPEATFIGANRQNQVSDVNKDAKVAFGAGKTIALWDPVNKDAKGVYATLKGHQAEVTCVKFIPNMDLMVSTSEDHHVKIWKFSSLECLQTIEHYKHSIVSLAVWKDLIVVGSADGLVSLWVFRDNEFVLDYEFTNRKGFFPLSLSVTNIEDGGFLLAVGGTKPNIIVYSFVLRDSRVHECRLAAELEGHEDWVKSLAFRHKDTPGECLLASGSQDRYIRLWKVRLNELIDDSDENTERPKLLSNKQYKFEIKSGLRVSMSFEALIVGHDDWISSLQWHESRMQLLASTADTSLMVWEPDESSGVWICGSRLGEISSKGASTATGSSGGFWSCLWFNHDGLEYILTNGKSGSWRVWSSSDNYYWEQHLGVTGATKQVTDIAWSPSGDYLLSTSLDQTTRLYAPWLFNNDGTPRGQVTWHEFSRPQIHGYDMVCVEPLSNFRFVSGGDEKILRSFDLPKGVFEILHKLAGYNSDFQNALPVSASLPALGLSNKATAVEDQEIEEEEQDPNLRETNENKNISYDMASSLTIPPLEDQLQRHLLWPEIEKLYGHGYEISCVDVSSDGKLIASACRSNNAQHAGVRIFDSNNWLEVKPTLLFHTLTITRLRFSKDNNYLLSVSRDRQWAIWQRNFEDQTFSLKYKNEKAHTRIIWDCDWAPIEFGQVFLTASRDRTVKSWRYDQESDNFTSENSVKFEQPVTALSICEKVIDGQLIVAIGLEGGSIHLYSYTPQGFKLLEQIDESLTPADKITRLRWSPSFREDRLYLGVSSSDTSTRIYSLKC comes from the coding sequence ATGGTTAGCGTGATTCCTGAGGCCACCTTTATTGGGGCTAATAGACAGAATCAAGTCAGCGATGTTAATAAAGATGCAAAAGTTGCAtttggtgctggtaaaaCTATTGCACTTTGGGATCCTGTCAATAAAGATGCAAAGGGTGTATATGCTACTTTGAAAGGACATCAAGCTGAAGTTACATGTGTTAAGTTTATTCCCAATATGGATTTGATGGTTTCTACATCTGAAGACCATCATGTCAAAATCTGGAAATTCTCTAGTTTAGAGTGCCTACAAACAATTGAACATTATAAGCATTCTATTGTTTCCTTGGCAGTATGGAAAGATTTAATCGTAGTTGGTAGTGCTGATGGACTAGTGTCATTGTGGGTTTTTAGAGATAACGAGTTTGTATTGGACTACGAATTTACCAATCGTAAAGGTTTCTTTCCGCTATCACTATCCGTGACCAATATTGAAGATGGTGGGTTCTTATTAGCTGTCGGTGGTACGAAGCCCAATATTATTGTCTATTCATTTGTTCTAAGAGATTCCAGAGTCCATGAATGTCGATTGGCGGCTGAATTGGAGGGACATGAAGACTGGGTTAAATCGTTAGCATTTCGTCACAAGGATACGCCTGGTGAATGCTTGTTAGCATCCGGTTCTCAGGATAGGTACATTAGGTTGTGGAAGGTTAGATTAAACGAATTGATTGATGATTCAGATGAGAACACAGAAAGGCCTAAACTTTTGAGTAACAAACAGtacaaatttgaaattaaatcaGGACTCAGAGTTTCCATGAGCTTTGAAGCATTAATTGTAGGACATGATGATTGGATTTCTTCCTTGCAATGGCATGAAAGTCGTATGCAATTGCTAGCATCTACCGCTGATACTTCTTTGATGGTATGGGAACCTGATGAGAGTTCTGGTGTTTGGATTTGTGGTTCAAGATTGGGTGAAATCTCCTCTAAAGGTGCATCTACAGCTACAGGTTCTTCAGGTGGATTTTGGTCCTGTCTTTGGTTCAATCATGATGGGCTCGAATACATACTAACCAATGGCAAGAGCGGCTCCTGGAGAGTTTGGTCTTCTTCTGATAACTACTACTGGGAGCAACATCTTGGTGTTACTGGTGCTACTAAGCAAGTGACCGATATTGCTTGGTCTCCAAGTGGTGATTATTTGTTATCCACTTCTTTAGATCAAACTACTAGACTTTATGCCCCTTGGTTGTTCAATAACGATGGAACCCCAAGGGGTCAAGTAACATGGCATGAATTTTCTAGACCTCAGATCCATGGTTACGATATGGTTTGTGTGGAAcctctttccaattttagATTTGTGagtggtggtgatgaaaagaTCTTGAGATCCTTTGACTTACCCAAAGGTGTCTTTGAAATCTTACACAAATTAGCAGGTTATAACTCTGACTTCCAAAATGCATTGCCGGTTTCTGCTTCTTTACCTGCCCTAGGGTTATCCAATAAGGCAACCGCTGTTGAGGATCAAgagattgaagaagaagaacaagacCCTAATCTTCGTGAAActaatgaaaataaaaacatcTCCTATGATATGGCTTCTTCTTTGACAATACCCCCATTGGAAGACCAATTACAAAGACATCTACTATGGccagaaattgaaaagttgTATGGTCATGGGTATGAAATATCTTGTGTGGACGTGTCTTCAGATGGTAAACTAATAGCTTCAGCCTGTAGATCCAACAATGCTCAACATGCTGGTGTAAGAATCTTCGATTCGAATAACTGGCTCGAGGTTAAACCTACACTATTGTTCCATACATTAACCATTACCAGACTGCGGTTCTCAAAGGATAATAATTATTTACTAAGTGTCTCTAGAGATAGACAATGGGCCATTTGGCagagaaattttgaagatcaAACTTTCAGCTTGAAAtataaaaatgaaaaggCACACACTAGAATTATTTGGGATTGTGACTGGGCACCTATAGAATTTGGACAAGTTTTCTTGACGGCATCAAGAGATAGGACGGTTAAATCATGGAGGTACGATCAAGAATCGGATAATTTTACTTCGGAAAACTCTGTCAAATTTGAACAACCTGTTACAGCTCTATCGATATGTGAAAAAGTCATCGATGGTCAATTGATCGTTGCCATTGGGTTAGAAGGCGGTTCAATTCATTTGTACAGTTACACTCCTCAGGGATTTAAATTATTagaacaaattgatgaaagtCTGACTCCTGCTGATAAGATTACTAGATTAAGGTGGTCACCCTCTTTCAGGGAAGATAGACTATATCTTGGTGTTTCCAGTAGTGACACTTCTACAAGAATATATTCTTTGAAGTGTTAA
- the PMT6 gene encoding dolichyl-phosphate-mannose-protein mannosyltransferase PMT6 (similar to uniprot|P42934 Saccharomyces cerevisiae YGR199W PMT6 Transfers mannose residues from dolichyl phosphate-D-mannose to specific serine/threonine residues of proteins in the secretory pathway dolichyl phosphate-D-mannose:protein O-D-mannosyltransferase), which translates to MSESVEKGKVPQLQNFYRGLLRLESIISPIAYTLLALYVRFQNIDKNPDVVWDEAHFGKFGSYYIKHEFYHDVHPPLGKMLIALTEWLAGFDGEFDFDSNQSYPENVNYKLIRQINACFGVACCPLAYWTAKNMGFQLLTVHLIAIMVTLEHSYIVLSKFILLDSMLLFFTIATFACLVKMYTARREPFTRRWKLWMWLTGLSIGCVCSVKWVGLFVTLVVGAYTILELFTLRFDPKVSRKQYFKHWAIRVINLIVTPFLIYLFLFKIHFTLLYKSGPGDASTNTLFQVNLENNEIETGPRTVAFGSLITIRSHGLSPNLLHSHFQTYPEGSNQNQVTGYGFADDNNVWQVRFPRSSELNWEEDYLPDEGSGYITDGSVIRLFHNQQKVNLHTHRIPSHVSRGNYEVSGYGSEEIGDLKDDWIVEIVRQTDSSDPDYPKENYDELHPVSTFFRLRNKELGCYLTSTGFSYPKWGFQQAEIVCKHSWSKHDKSTWWNVEEHWNENLPIDTDWHPPKSRFWTDFVMINFAMASSNSALVEDHDKFDNLATDAWEWPTLHRGLRMCSWSKDSYRYFLMGSPFNTWLSTLSLFVFLAITAKLLYQWKRQTKPMTESTFWEFIIQGVMPFTAWVTHYLPFVVMGRVTYVHHYLPALYFAILIFGFVVDRLLRSSFNWIKYPVYIALFGGCIKTYTYFSPICQGMTGMWTDYIYLEWLKSWDMAV; encoded by the coding sequence ATGTCTGAGAGTGTTGAGAAGGGGAAGGTTCCTcaacttcaaaatttttatcGTGGACTGCTTCGATTGGAGTCCATTATATCACCAATAGCTTATACTTTATTGGCACTGTACGTTAGATTCCAAAACATTGATAAAAATCCAGATGTGGTTTGGGATGAAGCTcattttggtaaatttggGTCCTACTATATCAAGCACGAGTTCTACCACGATGTCCATCCACCCCTGGGTAAAATGTTAATCGCACTTACTGAATGGTTGGCAGGTTTTGACGGTGAATTCGACTTCGATTCTAATCAATCCTATCCAGAAAACGTCAACTATAAACTGATTAGACAGATAAATGCATGCTTTGGTGTCGCATGTTGTCCTCTAGCATACTGGACCGCTAAAAATATGGGGTTCCAACTGTTGACTGTGCACCTAATTGCCATTATGGTTACTTTAGAACACTCCTACATTGTACTTTCtaaatttattcttttgGATTCAATGCTACTTTTCTTTACCATTGCTACGTTTGCATGTTTGGTAAAAATGTACACTGCACGTCGTGAACCATTCACCAGAAGATGGAAACTTTGGATGTGGCTAACTGGTCTTTCCATTGGCTGTGTGTGCAGTGTGAAATGGGTGGGTCTATTCGTAACCTTAGTCGTGGGTGCATACACCATCCTAGAACTTTTCACCTTAAGGTTTGATCCCAAGGTTAGCCGTAAACAGTATTTCAAACATTGGGCCATTAGAGTTATCAATTTGATTGTAACGCCATTTTTGATCTATCTGTTTCTCTTCAAGATTCATTTCACTCTGCTTTACAAATCAGGCCCTGGTGACGCATCTACAAATACTTTATTCCAAGTTAACCTAGAAAACAATGAAATCGAGACTGGTCCCCGTACAGTGGCCTTCGGGTCCCTTATCACCATCAGATCTCATGGTCTAAGTCCCAACCTTTTACATTCTCATTTCCAAACTTATCCAGAAGgttcaaatcaaaatcaagtTACCGGTTACGGATTTGCAGACGACAATAATGTTTGGCAAGTTAGATTTCCTCGTTCCtcagaattgaattgggAGGAAGATTATTTACCCGATGAGGGCTCAGGGTACATTACCGATGGTTCTGTTATCAGATTGTTCCATAATCAACAAAAAGTGAATCTACACACGCACAGAATTCCTTCACACGTCTCTAGAGGCAACTACGAAGTTTCAGGTTATGGCTCTGAAGAGATTGGTGATTTAAAAGATGATTGGATTGTAGAAATCGTAAGACAAACAGATTCTTCGGATCCTGATTATCCAAAGGAGAATTATGATGAACTGCATCCAGTTTCAACTTTCTTTAGATTGAGAAATAAAGAACTCGGTTGTTATCTGACGTCAACTGGATTTTCTTATCCAAAATGGGGATTCCAACAAGCAGAAATTGTTTGCAAACACTCTTGGAGTAAACACGACAAATCTACTTGGTGGAACGTAGAAGAACATTGGAATGAGAATTTACCAATCGACACCGATTGGCATCCACCTAAATCCAGATTCTGGACCGATTTCGTTATGATTAATTTTGCAATGGCATCTTCCAACAGCGCCCTAGTGGAAGATCATGATAAATTTGACAACTTGGCAACAGATGCTTGGGAATGGCCAACACTTCACAGAGGATTACGTATGTGCTCTTGGAGTAAAGATAGTTACAGATACTTTTTGATGGGGTCGCCATTTAACACTTGGTTATCAACACTTTCATTATTTGTCTTTTTGGCAATTACCGCCAAGTTACTGTACCAATGGAAACGCCAAACAAAACCAATGACAGAATCCACATTTTGGGAATTTATAATTCAAGGTGTGATGCCATTTACCGCTTGGGTTACTCATTATTTGCCCTTTGTTGTTATGGGCAGAGTTACTTACGTCCATCACTACCTGCCGGCATTATATTTTGCAATCCTTATCTTCGGATTCGTGGTTGACCGTCTCTTACGTTCGTCATTCAACTGGATCAAATATCCTGTCTATATTGCATTGTTTGGAGGTTGTATCAAAACTTATACTTATTTCTCTCCTATTTGCCAAGGTATGACAGGAATGTGGACCGATTATATTTACTTGGAATGGCTCAAATCTTGGGACATGGCCGTTTAA
- a CDS encoding uncharacterized protein (some similarities with uniprot|P42835 Saccharomyces cerevisiae YNL327W EGT2 Glycosylphosphatidylinositol (GPI)-anchored cell wall endoglucanase required for proper cell separation after cytokinesis expression is activated by Swi5p and tightly regulated in a cell cycle-dependent manner), translating into MRFFLQCLFYYCVTAAVTLVNAKDDSFFTNVGLRDSVSGYAYCRDPNHWFQIDAELFLSEGQDRDVFLSIPREFTGLPTEPFELMHKSQVIGKVMISDDHLVQISFPIPPKENITGNLRFMAKLDPDAVESIEAPRIINYNFYSSQGEHFKEPIRFEPRSLGAVHVDGGMFLHNNTAWFVVDIPVEQLNEPVYVSSDPGAGSPVNQHQIIQGTARCELVTSVDSFHRPRITEPIEPLEDYTSESSVLMKFDHNLDGYYVRILYYTRPRILEFDRPIRAQTAFYKRTVKGLTKYAIYS; encoded by the coding sequence ATGCGATTTTTTCTCCAGTGTTTGTTTTATTACTGCGTAACGGCAGCCGTTACGCTTGTTAACGCTAAGGATGATTCctttttcaccaatgtGGGACTTCGTGATAGCGTTTCAGGGTATGCATACTGTCGGGATCCAAATCACTGGTTTCAGATTGATGCTGAACTGTTCTTAAGTGAAGGGCAAGATAGGGATGTTTTTCTTTCGATACCGAGAGAATTCACAGGGTTGCCAACCGAACCGTTTGAACTTATGCATAAATCACAGGTGATTGGCAAAGTAATGATTTCTGACGATCACTTggttcaaatttctttccCCATACCCCCAAAAGAGAACATCACTGGAAATCTCCGATTTATGGCAAAATTGGATCCAGACGCTGTTGAATCGATTGAAGCACCAAGGATtatcaattacaatttttaTAGTTCTCAAGGTGAACATTTTAAGGAGCCGATTAGATTCGAACCCAGATCGTTGGGAGCGGTACATGTGGATGGAGGAATGTTTTTGCACAACAACACCGCTTGGTTCGTGGTAGATATCCCCGTGGAACAGTTGAACGAGCCGGTTTACGTCTCTTCAGACCCAGGAGCAGGTTCTCCGGTTAATCAgcatcaaataattcaagGTACGGCTAGATGTGAACTGGTCACGTCAGTGGATTCGTTCCATAGGCCTAGGATTACAGAGCCCATTGAACCCTTGGAAGATTATACATCAGAGTCTTCTgtcttgatgaaatttgaCCATAATTTGGATGGTTACTACGTGAGAATCTTATACTATACCAGACCAAGAATTTTAGAATTTGATAGACCCATTAGAGCTCAAACCGCCTTTTATAAAAGGACTGTGAAGGGTCTAACTAAATATGCTATTTATTCATAA
- the THI4 gene encoding thiamine thiazole synthase (highly similar to uniprot|P32318 Saccharomyces cerevisiae YGR144W THI4 Protein required for thiamine biosynthesis and for mitochondrial genome stability) gives MSATATQTQEVTQLQLNAQQPIRHALSDVVKTEDWSDFQFTPIRESTVSRAMTRRYFQDLDKHAVSDVVIIGAGSSGLSAAYVICKNRPDLTVTCVEANVSPGGGAWLGGQLFSAMIMRKPAHLFLDELEVPYDDEGDYVVVKHAALFTSTVLSKVLQFPNFKLFNATAVEDLVTRPAGPNGEVTVAGVVTNWTLVTMAHDLQSCMDPNVIELAGYKNDGTRDAEKKHGVILSTTGHDGPFGAFSAKRIVDIDSTNKLKGMKGLDMNHAEADVVKNSGSYNNVGSVYFAGMEVSELSGCNRMGPTFGAMAVSGIKAAEEILRHFA, from the coding sequence ATGTCTGCAACTGCCACCCAAACTCAAGAAGTTACTCAGCTCCAATTAAACGCTCAACAGCCAATTAGACACGCTCTTTCTGATGTGGTCAAGACTGAAGACTGGTctgatttccaattcacaCCTATCAGAGAGTCTACTGTCTCTCGTGCTATGACCAGACGTTACTTCCAAGACTTGGACAAGCACGCAGTCTCTGATGTCGTTATCATCGGTGCTGGTTCTTCAGGTCTTTCTGCCGCTTATGTCATCTGTAAGAACAGACCAGATTTGACCGTTACCTGTGTGGAAGCCAATGTTTCTccaggtggtggtgcttGGTTAGGTGGTCAATTGTTTAGCGCCATGATCATGAGAAAGCCAGCTCATTTGTTCTTGGACGAATTGGAAGTTCcttatgatgatgaaggtgaCTACGTCGTCGTCAAGCACGCTGCCTTGTTCACCTCCACCGTTTTGTCCAAGGTCCTACAATTCCCtaacttcaaattgttcaacGCTACCGCTGTGGAAGATTTGGTCACCAGACCAGCTGGTCCAAACGGTGAAGTTACCGTTGCCGGTGTTGTCACCAACTGGACTTTGGTCACTATGGCTCACGATCTACAATCCTGTATGGATCCAAACGTCATCGAACTTGCTGGATACAAGAACGATGGTACTAGAGACGCCGAAAAGAAGCACGGTGTTATCTTGTCTACCACTGGTCACGACGGTCCATTTGGTGCATTCTCTGCTAAGAGAATTGTTGACATCGACAGCACTAACAAGTTGAAGGGTATGAAGGGTCTTGACATGAACCATGCTGAGGCCGATGTGGTCAAGAACTCTGGTTCTTACAACAACGTTGGTTCCGTTTACTTTGCCGGTATGGAAGTTTCTGAATTGTCTGGTTGTAACAGAATGGGTCCAACTTTCGGTGCTATGGCAGTCTCCGGTATCAAAGCCGCTGAAGAAATCTTGAGACACTTTGCTTAA
- the YPP1 gene encoding Ypp1p (similar to uniprot|P46951 Saccharomyces cerevisiae YGR198W Essential protein of unknown function green fluorescent protein (GFP)-fusion protein localizes to the cytoplasm in a punctate pattern), producing the protein MSSVEDPVVESLRSRLVGSGNFHSGIHSLDTALTLQSRIHDHLFGIGLDPTVAKVLSDDCKKLLGNFKVEPGNQDINIRNLLNKILYNCEGVLHYHMERPNDANIYFSKSKVIELRDLPFAQFLNLENLYYRGLCKDDTLLYGEELFRIIDSVPNDSQGLTLHYLSMIFNHISRDKEVAGRILATFPSSSPLTCLASLHLGEYEDTKFLNILAQLVNESHFPQAEANNNKALEDFHMFLHYYFKKATKLSPDWKKYIIESMEKTFQSVAVAKSAFIYFGRNSITSPVDTKESILNFVNFVKYTQREYVLHGNKHDDLVSLIDSYAYILKIAQDSSHDVENVFNFQDSVNKLLDLLRLMHKQNGFPLMSGQDSLNWLENRDELILPRTVSKRLTNAWEMLFTIDKNSLTLLNDNSLTAYLTNALSVATDPLKLYQLNFQYCYLLAQKGLIEPAIKILETVLLEENPECYSAWHLLALCKSINEDKEVSFKIVCSVLQAMQEGFEEGRLAVTDRWQFVHLKMTQLKIVEDIFGIMDALEMLPELFELFSLLFPADDKRFDRIGNGYNQTKEYLLQIVWLFASGLYMRVPENYTDAADAINESIGVSKEFKNLNCNIAKGYLCLARGQCKRASKEFNTVLLADPYNVSALVGLAQVVYPEGDTEICDYYKLRPLTPDSLDQKQDCQPESVFVSEADRSANIARLKLLLESAIAHSIEADHSPEIWWYLSLIYEQYKDIGYKDALLNCVRYKETEPVRPFKYCNF; encoded by the coding sequence ATGTCATCCGTCGAGGACCCCGTCGTTGAGTCGCTGAGATCTCGTTTAGTTGGATCTGGTAACTTCCACAGTGGTATCCATTCTCTTGATACTGCTTTAACTCTACAATCAAGAATCCACGACCATCTGTTTGGCATAGGACTTGACCCTACAGTAGCCAAAGTATTGAGTGATGATTGCAAGAAACTATTGGGGAATTTTAAGGTAGAACCTGGCAATCAGGATATTAATATTAGAAATCTCTTAAacaaaattctttacaacTGTGAAGGTGTGTTGCACTACCACATGGAGAGACCTAACGATGCCAATATTTATTTCTCCAAATCTAAAGTCATCGAACTCAGAGATTTACCATTTGCACAATTCTTAAATCTGGAAAATTTGTACTATAGGGGACTCTGTAAGGATGACACTTTATTATATggagaagaattgtttaGGATTATTGATAGCGTACCCAACGATTCACAAGGATTAACATTACACTATTTGAGTATGATTTTCAACCACATCTCAAGAGACAAGGAGGTTGCAGGACGCATTTTAGCTACATTCCCTTCAAGTAGTCCATTGACTTGTTTGGCATCATTACATTTGGGAGAATACGAAGATACCAAATTCCTAAACATTTTAGCACAGTTAGTAAATGAATCGCATTTTCCACAGGCAGAGgctaataataataaagcGTTGGAGGATTTCCACATGTTTTTacattattattttaaAAAGGCTACCAAATTATCGCCAGATTGGAAAAAGTATATCATCGAATCGATGGAAAAGACTTTCCAAAGTGTAGCCGTGGCTAAGTCTGCATTTATCTATTTTGGCAGGAATTCAATCACGTCTCCAGTGGATACtaaagaatccattttaaATTTCGTCAATTTTGTGAAATACACTCAAAGGGAATACGTTTTACATGGGAACAAACATGATGATCTAGTTTCATTGATTGATTCCTACGCTTACATTTTAAAAATAGCTCAAGATTCATCTCACGATGTGGAAAATGTGTtcaatttccaagattcaGTGAACAAACTGCTAGACTTGCTACGATTAATGCATAAACAGAACGGATTCCCCCTAATGAGTGGACAAGATTCTCTGAATTGGTTAGAAAACCGtgatgaattgattttaCCACGTACCGTTTCCAAAAGGTTGACAAACGCATGGGAAATGCTTTTCacaattgataaaaattctttgaccCTTTTAAACGACAACAGCCTAACTGCATATTTGACGAATGCACTAAGCGTAGCTACAGatcctttgaaattgtacCAGTTGAATTTCCAATACTGCTATCTTTTAGCACAAAAGGGCCTCATTGAACCGGCtatcaaaattttagaaaCAGTACTATTAGAAGAAAACCCAGAGTGCTACAGTGCCTGGCACCTATTGGCACTATGCAAATCAATTAATGAAGATAAAGAGGTTTCTTTCAAGATCGTATGTTCGGTGTTACAAGCTATGCAAGAAGGCTTCGAAGAAGGTAGATTAGCCGTTACAGATAGATGGCAATTTGTGCATCTTAAGATGACCCAATTAAAAATCGTCGAAGATATCTTTGGTATCATGGATGCCTTAGAGATGTTACCAGAGTTATTCGAACTTTTCTCCTTACTTTTCCCCGCAGATGATAAAAGATTCGATAGAATTGGCAATGGTTACAACCAGACCAAAGAATACCTCTTACAGATAGTATGGCTCTTTGCCTCTGGGCTATATATGAGAGTTCCCGAGAACTACACCGATGCTGCAGATGCTATCAATGAATCAATTGGTGTCTCCAAggaattcaaaaatttgaattgtAATATAGCTAAAGGTTATTTGTGCCTGGCGAGAGGTCAGTGCAAAAGAGCatcaaaagaattcaataCCGTGTTATTAGCAGATCCCTATAACGTTTCCGCTCTAGTGGGGTTGGCACAGGTAGTTTACCCAGAAGGTGATACTGAAATCTGCGATTACTATAAATTGAGACCACTTACACCTGACTCGCTCGACCAAAAACAAGACTGCCAACCAGAATCCGTTTTCGTCAGTGAGGCCGATAGATCTGCCAATATTGCACGTCTAAAACTTCTGTTAGAATCCGCAATTGCTCATTCCATAGAGGCAGATCATTCTCCAGAGATTTGGTGGTACTTATCGCTAATTTACGAACAGTACAAGGACATTGGCTACAAGGACGCATTGCTCAATTGTGTGAGGTACAAGGAAACGGAACCAGTACGTCCATTTAAATACTGTAACTTTTAA
- the TMA22 gene encoding Tma22p (similar to uniprot|P47089 Saccharomyces cerevisiae YJR014W RBF22 Hypothetical ORF), protein MLREVVYCGVCSFPPEYCEFSGKLKRCKIWLQENHAELFEKLYSGEDAEVEGVTGKLAESSIGEKREEKLEKDLLKMQAKEENREQRELAKKLSSKIIIKREARTKRKSVVAISGLEVFEIDMKKLAKTFASKFATGCSVSKNAEKKEEIVIQGDVMGEVENYLHSILAEKGLKDVKVEVVDGAAKKKKKPEGA, encoded by the coding sequence ATGTTGAGAGAAGTCGTTTACTGTGGTGTGTGCAGTTTCCCACCAGAATATTGTGAATTTAGTGGTAAGCTAAAACGTTGTAAAATTTGGCTACAAGAGAACCATGCAGAGCTGTTTGAGAAACTGTACTCTGGTGAAGATGCTGAAGTGGAAGGTGTTACTGGTAAACTAGCAGAATCGAGTATCGGTGAGAAACGtgaggaaaaattggagAAGGACCTGTTGAAGATGCAAGCAAAGGAAGAGAACAGAGAACAAAGGGAATTGGCTAAGAAACTTTCATCTAAGATTATTATTAAGCGTGAAGCTAGAACTAAGCGTAAGTCCGTCGTAGCTATTTCCGGATTAGAAGTGTTTGAGATTGATATGAAGAAATTAGCCAAGACATTTGCATCGAAATTCGCAACTGGATGTTCAGTCTCTAAAaatgctgaaaagaaagaagaaattgtgATTCAAGGTGATGTTATGGGGGAAGTTGAGAATTATCTACATTCCATCTTAGCCGAAAAGGGACTGAAGGATGTTAAAGTGGAAGTCGTCGATGGAGCTgctaagaagaagaagaaacctGAAGGTGCCTAA